Proteins co-encoded in one bacterium genomic window:
- the hypA gene encoding hydrogenase maturation nickel metallochaperone HypA has translation MHEYSIVQALMSQVETEARKHGAVSVDRIELKIGELSGIEVDLLRTAFEVFRDRSICARAELEIEVVPAEWSCPTCRELLEAGARLQCPDCKQPARLLSGDEIVLQRIEMEAA, from the coding sequence ATGCACGAGTACTCCATCGTCCAGGCGCTCATGTCCCAGGTCGAGACTGAAGCCCGCAAGCACGGCGCGGTCTCGGTCGACAGGATCGAGCTCAAGATCGGCGAGCTTTCGGGTATTGAAGTGGATCTTCTGCGGACGGCTTTCGAGGTTTTCCGCGATCGGTCGATCTGTGCTCGCGCCGAGCTCGAGATCGAAGTCGTGCCCGCGGAATGGAGCTGCCCTACCTGTCGCGAGTTACTCGAGGCGGGCGCCCGATTGCAGTGCCCCGACTGCAAGCAACCCGCTCGACTTCTGAGCGGCGACGAGATCGTTCTCCAGAGAATCGAAATGGAGGCTGCGTAA